In one Lolium rigidum isolate FL_2022 chromosome 3, APGP_CSIRO_Lrig_0.1, whole genome shotgun sequence genomic region, the following are encoded:
- the LOC124699771 gene encoding putative protease Do-like 14, whose translation MFRNPRRAALLLAAGAAAAGAGGLLDRRDYATDVSVSVSAPLRHLLSAASTALPFRNPLLAPWQGGFPILNSFASASDAPINASNHGSGGNSDDSRCGRGCLGRDSIANAAAAVGPAVVNISCTHGENVTAIHGWALEKSIGSGTIIDPDGTILTCAHVVADFQSTKPVLRGKVSVTLQDGREFEGHVVNADRHSDIAVVKIKSKTPLPAAILGSSCNIRPGEHVVALGCPLSLQNTVTSGIVSCVDRKSSDLGLGGIRREYLQTDCAINRGNSGGPLVNLDGEIIGVNVMKVWDADGLSFAVPIDSIVKIVEHFKRNGRVVRPWLGLKMLDLNPMVIAQLKERSSSFPDVRKGVLVPMVTPGCPAERAGFAPGDVVVEFDGKPVESIKEIIDIMGDKVGVPIEVLVKRANNVSVTLTVIPEEADASR comes from the exons ATGTTCCGGaacccgcgccgcgccgccctcctcctcgccgccggcgccgcggcggcgggaGCGGGGGGCCTCCTCGACCGCCGCGACTACGCCACGGACGTCAGCGTCTCGGTCTCCGCGCCGCTCCGGCATCTCCTCTCAGCGGCCTCCACGGCGCTCCCCTTCCGCAACCCCCTCCTCGCGCCGTGGCAAG GGGGGTTTCCTATACTAAATTCCTTTGCATCTGCATCGGATGCACCCATTAACGCGAGCAACCATGGTTCTGGTGGAAACTCAGATGATTCGAGATGTGGCCGAGGATGTCTAGGCAGGGATTCAATTGCCAATGCTGCAGCTGCAGTTGGTCCTGCTGTTGTAAATATTTCCTGTACGCATGGTGAGAATGTAACTGCA ATTCATGGATGGGcgctagagaagagcattggatcAGGAACTATAATAGATCCAGATGGGACAATATTGACATGTGCCCATGTTGTTGCAGATTTCCAAAGCACAAAACCAGTTCTAAGGGGAAAG GTTAGTGTGACTTTACAAGATGGTCGTGAATTTGAAGGCCATGTCGTCAATGCTGACCGCCACTCGGATATCGCTGTTGTGAAAATTAAATCAAAGACACCTTTACCAGCTGCAATACTTGGATCATCATGTAATATTCGACCAGGTGAACATGTTGTTGCTTTGGGCTGCCCACTTTCTCTTCAGAACACAGTTACATCTGGCATTGTGAG TTGTGTTGACCGGAAAAGTAGTGATCTGGGTCTTGGAGGAATACGGAGGGAGTATCTACAAACAGACTGTGCCATCAATAGG GGAAACTCTGGAGGCCCTCTTGTGAACCTCGATGGTGAGATTATTGGAGTTAATGTGATGAAAGTTTGGGATGCAGATGGCTTGAGCTTTGCAGTACCAATTGACTCTATTGTGAAAATTGTGGAGCACTTCAAGAGAAATGG GAGAGTAGTACGACCGTGGCTTGGTTTAAAGATGCTTGATCTTAACCCAATGGTCATTGCACAACTTAAAGAAAGATCAAGTTCTTTTCCAGATGTAAGGAAAGGTGTGCTTGTTCCAATG GTTACACCAGGATGCCCAGCTGAACGTGCAGGATTTGCTCCTGGGGATGTAGTTGTTGAGTTTGATGGTAAACCAGTGGAAAGTATCAAAGAG ATAATTGATATCATGGGGGACAAGGTTGGAGTTCCAATTGAAGTTCTTGTGAAAAGGGCGAACAATGTATCTGTGACTTTGACAGTTATACCAGAGGAAGCAGATGCCAGCAGATGA